One Candidatus Methylomirabilis sp. genomic window carries:
- a CDS encoding sigma factor-like helix-turn-helix DNA-binding protein, whose translation MSLLDDPVRREALQHLDGLYALARWLARDAREAEDLVQETYLRALRFAHQFTPGTNLRAWMFQILRNLSSTARKRRGRDQALFGGLPGGVEGGAGAPNPAVPGGAGAGAALDLDAALHRLPEEFRTAVLLADLLGCSMAEVALIQGCPVGTVKSRLSRARGMLREMLKDYRP comes from the coding sequence ATGAGCCTCCTCGACGACCCGGTCCGCCGCGAGGCCCTCCAGCACCTGGACGGTCTCTACGCGCTGGCCCGCTGGCTCGCCCGCGACGCCCGGGAGGCCGAGGATCTGGTCCAGGAGACCTACCTGCGCGCCCTCCGGTTTGCGCATCAGTTCACGCCCGGAACCAACCTGCGCGCCTGGATGTTCCAGATATTGAGGAATCTCTCCTCGACGGCGCGGAAGCGCCGCGGGCGCGACCAGGCGCTCTTCGGCGGGCTGCCCGGGGGCGTGGAAGGAGGGGCGGGCGCGCCGAACCCGGCCGTCCCTGGCGGAGCGGGGGCGGGCGCGGCGCTCGACCTGGACGCCGCGCTCCACCGGCTGCCCGAGGAGTTCCGGACGGCGGTCCTGCTGGCGGACCTGCTCGGCTGCTCGATGGCGGAGGTCGCCCTGATCCAGGGGTGCCCGGTGGGGACGGTGAAGTCCCGCCTCTCCCGGGCGCGGGGGATGCTGCGAGAGATGCTGAAGGATTACCGGCCATGA
- a CDS encoding zf-HC2 domain-containing protein: protein MSTVPRECRAIQALVPDLLGGELEPDVAEAVEGHAGACAICGPILTAERQVRDLVREHASRPAAPALLRERVATLLGSRPGLRGRLADLLSTPGRAAAAAAVLVALVVTPSLYFLLAGRAEPIQMLTQASVTEHARVALSHGWRAERADRAALLRYARESLGLPLERLFAGDAELELLEAYPAVVLGEKGVAILYRDRTGRTSTLLVLPGRELTIPAGNRMRIETWQPYLAHADQHSLLIWKQGGLTYSLISAQDKAGLAQVFLKIRKAP from the coding sequence ATGAGCACGGTGCCGCGCGAGTGCCGGGCCATCCAGGCGCTGGTGCCCGACCTCCTGGGCGGGGAGCTGGAGCCCGACGTCGCGGAGGCGGTCGAGGGGCACGCCGGCGCCTGCGCGATCTGCGGGCCGATCCTCACCGCCGAGCGGCAGGTCCGGGACCTCGTCCGGGAGCACGCATCCCGGCCCGCGGCCCCGGCGCTGCTCCGGGAGCGGGTGGCCACCCTTCTCGGCTCCCGCCCAGGCCTGCGCGGCCGGCTGGCCGACCTCCTCTCGACGCCGGGACGCGCGGCGGCCGCGGCCGCGGTCCTCGTCGCTCTCGTCGTGACGCCGTCCCTCTATTTCCTGCTGGCCGGCCGGGCGGAGCCGATCCAGATGCTCACCCAGGCCTCCGTGACCGAACACGCCCGGGTCGCGCTGAGCCACGGCTGGCGCGCGGAGCGGGCGGACCGCGCGGCGCTCCTCCGGTACGCGCGCGAGAGCCTCGGGCTTCCCCTGGAGCGGCTCTTCGCGGGCGACGCGGAGCTGGAATTGCTGGAGGCCTACCCCGCCGTGGTCCTGGGCGAGAAGGGGGTCGCCATTCTCTACCGGGACCGGACGGGGCGGACGAGCACCCTCCTCGTGCTCCCGGGTCGAGAGCTGACGATTCCGGCGGGCAACCGGATGCGGATCGAGACGTGGCAGCCGTATCTCGCCCACGCGGACCAGCACAGCCTCCTGATCTGGAAGCAGGGGGGCCTGACCTACAGCCTGATCTCCGCACAGGATAAGGCGGGTCTCGCCCAGGTTTTCCTCAAGATCCGCAAGGCCCCCTAG